A part of Marinobacter psychrophilus genomic DNA contains:
- a CDS encoding HDOD domain-containing protein yields MQISPNTELPSLPEVTLRALEACRKEDSYRHISNIISADTALTTQVLAMANSSLYGRSGEIRSVEQALLRLGTERLRTLILTAALRQLMFDLGADQWQQLRDFWRHSLTTALTAKTLATLTRYPSADEAFMLGMLHNIGELIALKMTPGDLQQQYLDHQAEIGAQLAQAWGLGQMAADAMRYQKAPASEIRDAAHLVKLINLSTRLAQSDAAGIAAAGTIFSLSEDLTRELSLRINHEVAALAQSLGVTLEHIYDGHKASQTLRNTVLRQAMTDQALSPANDSGPALANTVVNLTLLTGCPSLFFRVDDGILILASDSQGEPPDMTIVAASTGSVLTQSFRDQKALLLAERSPNVLDKQLLALLNTSSLMAVPVLFKDVCQGVFVIGTDAENSVSTLELAEMFCARLSHLSESKEAKNQNDVTTADIDQALARDNIRRHIHEISNPLTIIRQYIFQLRGRLENEQIREQLDIIREELERAGNLLVQMGESQEPNLNTDEPTNLNQELRALHALFQDSLFRDGDVDCDLVLSEESTDLAAGRAPVRQVILNLIRNAVECMPDGGGLRLESASPVWQQGRQWIEMLIEDNGPGLPKAIQSSLFKPVKSSKGVTHSGLGLSIVKQLIDDMEGIIGYRTGNSGTSFRVLLPAASDSSKGPT; encoded by the coding sequence ATGCAAATATCTCCTAATACAGAATTACCCAGCCTCCCCGAAGTCACCCTCAGGGCGCTGGAAGCGTGTCGAAAGGAAGACAGCTACCGTCATATCAGCAATATTATCTCGGCCGACACTGCCCTCACCACGCAAGTACTGGCCATGGCTAATTCATCACTCTACGGCCGGTCAGGAGAAATTCGCTCGGTTGAGCAAGCACTGCTCCGGCTTGGCACTGAACGTTTACGCACACTGATTCTCACTGCCGCACTCCGGCAGTTGATGTTCGATCTTGGTGCAGACCAGTGGCAGCAACTTCGTGATTTCTGGCGCCACTCTCTCACCACCGCACTGACCGCCAAAACCCTCGCCACGCTTACCCGCTACCCCTCGGCGGACGAAGCCTTTATGTTAGGAATGCTCCATAACATTGGCGAACTGATTGCTCTGAAAATGACTCCGGGTGATCTTCAACAGCAGTATCTCGATCATCAGGCAGAGATCGGAGCGCAGCTTGCTCAGGCCTGGGGGCTGGGGCAGATGGCAGCAGATGCCATGCGTTATCAAAAGGCGCCGGCGTCTGAAATCCGTGATGCGGCCCATCTGGTCAAGTTGATTAATCTGTCAACGCGGTTGGCTCAGTCCGATGCGGCCGGTATTGCTGCAGCAGGCACCATTTTCAGTCTCAGTGAAGATCTTACCCGGGAATTATCACTGCGTATCAATCATGAAGTTGCTGCCCTCGCGCAATCGTTGGGGGTCACCCTTGAACATATCTATGACGGCCACAAAGCAAGCCAGACATTGCGCAATACCGTTCTTCGCCAAGCAATGACCGACCAGGCTCTCAGCCCGGCCAACGATTCAGGCCCGGCGCTAGCGAACACAGTGGTCAACCTCACTCTACTAACAGGTTGCCCCAGCCTATTTTTCAGAGTTGACGATGGCATTCTGATCCTGGCATCGGATAGTCAAGGCGAACCGCCCGACATGACGATTGTTGCCGCTTCCACAGGCAGTGTGCTGACGCAAAGCTTCAGGGATCAAAAAGCTTTACTGCTGGCTGAACGTTCGCCCAACGTGCTCGACAAACAATTATTGGCGCTACTTAACACATCGTCCCTCATGGCTGTTCCGGTGCTGTTCAAAGACGTTTGTCAGGGCGTTTTTGTGATTGGCACCGATGCCGAAAACAGCGTGTCAACGTTGGAACTGGCAGAAATGTTCTGCGCGCGATTGTCACATCTCAGTGAGAGCAAAGAGGCTAAAAATCAGAACGACGTGACAACAGCTGATATTGACCAAGCCCTTGCTCGTGACAATATACGGCGTCACATTCATGAGATCAGCAATCCTTTGACCATCATTCGGCAGTACATTTTTCAACTGCGGGGACGGCTTGAAAATGAACAGATTCGGGAACAGCTGGATATTATCCGGGAAGAGCTTGAGCGCGCCGGCAATCTATTGGTGCAGATGGGTGAGAGCCAAGAACCCAACCTGAACACCGACGAGCCAACAAATCTTAATCAAGAGTTGAGAGCCCTGCACGCCCTGTTTCAAGATAGCTTGTTCAGAGATGGCGATGTTGATTGCGATCTAGTTTTGAGCGAAGAATCAACAGACCTAGCTGCTGGCAGGGCGCCGGTACGCCAGGTGATTCTGAACCTGATCCGAAACGCGGTCGAGTGCATGCCAGATGGGGGGGGGCTCAGGCTTGAAAGCGCCTCGCCCGTATGGCAACAAGGCCGGCAGTGGATCGAAATGCTGATCGAAGACAACGGCCCAGGTTTACCGAAAGCCATACAAAGCAGCTTGTTCAAGCCTGTAAAGTCCAGTAAGGGCGTGACCCACAGCGGGCTAGGGTTAAGCATTGTCAAACAACTCATCGATGACATGGAGGGCATCATTGGATACCGCACGGGGAACTCTGGCACCAGTTTCAGGGTTCTCCTGCCTGCAGCATCCGATTCCAGCAAAGGTCCGACATAA
- a CDS encoding tyrosine-type recombinase/integrase — protein MSVPFTGEPLFDTAHYLEDLSDFHCHPSIPTFLASLPQPLTTLRDDYEISRQFLMKYADVPGTFSRFRGEVQRFLNYLWVTTKRTLAQTDADVVTAYFKTLKNPPHSWIARGVFSAFTHANGLRLPNRQWRPFALRSSDENAVYNASQASLNASRTALQTFFKYLVYRQYLLTDPLSDLRRRDRRAKPQMAKDLEVAVRRLTDWQWSWLLETLVTEADQNPKCERHLFVIVTMKSLFLRVGELAPRPLDDGADRIPVFGDFRRKVIQGEQYWSYFVFGKGDKARSVTLPDAYLPYLKRWRAYLDLLSPMPDPGDYHPILPSTHGIALGKRQVQRIYEQAVMFAVTRMEEAGFVDEARQLEAIRSETHYLRHTGASQAIESGADIRHISEELGHASAAFTESVYVNSDQARKRFQGRERKV, from the coding sequence GTGTCAGTACCCTTTACCGGTGAGCCGCTGTTCGATACTGCTCACTATCTTGAAGATCTGTCAGACTTTCATTGCCACCCATCCATACCGACATTTCTGGCGTCTCTACCGCAGCCCTTGACTACACTGCGCGATGATTATGAAATTAGTCGCCAATTTCTGATGAAATACGCCGATGTGCCGGGAACGTTTTCACGCTTTCGTGGTGAGGTTCAGCGTTTTCTGAATTATCTTTGGGTAACCACCAAACGCACGTTGGCGCAAACCGATGCCGATGTTGTGACCGCGTATTTCAAGACCTTGAAGAATCCACCCCATAGCTGGATTGCCCGCGGTGTATTTTCGGCTTTCACCCATGCCAACGGTTTACGCCTACCAAACCGCCAATGGCGTCCGTTTGCGCTGCGCTCCAGCGATGAAAACGCCGTTTACAATGCCAGCCAAGCAAGCCTGAACGCCAGTCGAACGGCTTTACAAACATTCTTTAAATATCTGGTTTACCGACAATATCTGCTAACAGACCCGCTTAGCGACTTACGCCGCCGTGATCGTCGCGCCAAACCGCAAATGGCCAAAGATCTCGAAGTCGCTGTGCGCCGGCTAACCGATTGGCAGTGGTCCTGGTTGCTAGAAACCTTGGTTACCGAAGCAGATCAAAACCCCAAATGTGAACGACATTTGTTTGTGATTGTTACCATGAAATCGTTGTTTCTTCGGGTTGGCGAGTTGGCGCCGCGTCCTCTTGACGATGGCGCAGACCGGATTCCAGTTTTTGGTGATTTCCGCCGGAAAGTCATTCAGGGCGAGCAATATTGGTCGTATTTTGTGTTTGGTAAAGGCGACAAAGCCCGTTCAGTCACCCTACCCGATGCCTATCTCCCTTACCTGAAACGTTGGCGTGCCTACTTGGACTTACTATCGCCTATGCCAGACCCGGGCGATTATCACCCTATCCTACCCTCAACCCATGGCATAGCGCTGGGCAAACGTCAGGTTCAACGCATTTACGAGCAGGCCGTTATGTTCGCTGTTACGCGAATGGAGGAAGCCGGTTTTGTCGACGAAGCCCGACAGCTTGAAGCGATAAGGTCAGAAACCCATTACCTGCGCCACACCGGCGCCAGCCAGGCGATCGAATCCGGCGCGGATATTCGCCACATCAGTGAAGAACTCGGCCATGCCAGCGCGGCTTTTACCGAGTCGGTTTACGTTAACTCGGATCAGGCCCGCAAGCGGTTTCAAGGCCGCGAGCGAAAAGTATGA
- the crtI gene encoding phytoene desaturase family protein, whose product MKQTAEVNAAKTAVVVGAGFGGLAAALRLLARGYTVDLLEKHDDMGGRARTLTLDGHSFDAGPTVITAPFLFAELFERFGESFEDHVTLLPVSPFYRMDFADGSHFDYQSTTEALIEEIERLSPGEGEQYLHFLKAADAMYDRGFTELAQRPFTRIADMLEVLPDLIKLRADRSIYQFVSRFFKDERLRRAFSVPSLLVGGNPFHTSALYALIHALERKSGVWYVQGGTGALVTALAELFQRHGGGLHLRQSVKYLEMDGLNVSAAVTDQGKRFGADLLVSNADPLYVYDQWIERTTRQRLADSHRGRLKQSMGLFVLYFTTERVYSDLAHHTIVFGETFREILTEIFQQRQIPDDLSLYLHRPAATDPTMAPANGDAFYVLAPVPNLQGDQDWDKITPDVEQHIIRILTQRLMPDLPQQIRAKRSISPTYFHTELNSPFGSGFSIAPTLTQSAGLRFHNQSPRYRNLFFVGAGVHPGAGVPGVVCSAGVVERLVVRTFEADTGKYASKSGASGKKNERIFD is encoded by the coding sequence ATGAAACAAACAGCTGAGGTAAATGCCGCGAAAACAGCGGTTGTCGTAGGTGCCGGATTCGGCGGGCTGGCTGCCGCGCTGCGCCTGCTGGCGCGGGGCTATACCGTTGACCTGCTGGAAAAGCACGACGATATGGGCGGGCGGGCCCGAACCTTAACGCTGGATGGCCACAGCTTTGATGCCGGGCCAACGGTTATTACGGCACCTTTTCTTTTCGCAGAATTGTTCGAGCGTTTTGGTGAATCTTTTGAAGACCACGTAACGCTGTTGCCGGTTTCACCGTTTTACCGCATGGACTTTGCCGATGGCAGCCACTTCGATTATCAAAGCACCACCGAGGCGCTGATTGAGGAAATTGAGCGTTTGTCGCCGGGCGAGGGCGAGCAATATTTGCACTTCCTGAAAGCTGCCGACGCCATGTACGATCGTGGCTTTACCGAACTGGCGCAGCGGCCATTTACGCGTATTGCAGACATGCTGGAGGTTTTGCCAGACCTTATCAAGCTCAGGGCCGACCGTAGTATTTATCAATTTGTGTCCCGGTTTTTTAAAGATGAACGTTTGCGCAGGGCGTTCTCGGTACCTTCTTTGCTGGTTGGCGGCAATCCATTTCATACCTCAGCGCTCTATGCTCTGATTCATGCACTGGAGCGCAAAAGCGGCGTATGGTATGTACAAGGCGGAACCGGTGCGCTTGTTACGGCATTAGCGGAACTGTTTCAGCGGCACGGCGGCGGTCTGCACCTGAGGCAGTCGGTGAAGTATCTGGAAATGGATGGCCTGAATGTAAGTGCCGCAGTAACCGACCAGGGCAAACGCTTTGGCGCCGACCTGTTAGTAAGCAACGCAGATCCACTGTACGTTTACGATCAGTGGATTGAACGAACTACTCGCCAACGCCTGGCTGACAGTCATAGGGGGCGGTTAAAGCAGTCGATGGGGCTGTTCGTACTGTATTTCACCACCGAACGAGTTTACTCAGACCTTGCGCACCATACGATAGTGTTTGGTGAAACCTTTCGCGAAATTCTGACCGAGATTTTTCAGCAGCGTCAGATCCCTGATGATCTGAGCCTGTACCTGCATCGCCCCGCGGCAACAGATCCGACTATGGCACCTGCAAACGGTGACGCCTTCTATGTATTAGCGCCGGTGCCGAACCTTCAGGGCGACCAGGATTGGGACAAAATTACGCCGGATGTTGAACAGCATATTATCCGCATACTAACGCAGCGACTGATGCCCGATCTTCCGCAGCAGATTCGCGCCAAACGCAGCATTTCGCCGACCTATTTCCACACCGAACTGAACAGTCCTTTTGGCAGTGGATTTTCGATTGCCCCCACGCTTACCCAATCGGCCGGGCTGCGTTTTCATAACCAGTCTCCACGCTACCGAAATCTGTTTTTCGTGGGTGCGGGTGTTCACCCCGGCGCTGGTGTGCCCGGGGTGGTGTGCTCAGCCGGCGTGGTTGAGCGTCTGGTCGTCAGAACCTTTGAAGCCGACACAGGCAAATACGCAAGCAAGTCAGGCGCAAGCGGCAAAAAAAATGAGCGGATCTTTGACTGA
- a CDS encoding EAL domain-containing protein: MTRQLIHSPVTDSIVARILVADDDPRLLSSLSSLLAQQGYLVTSALGGREACRQLNTRTFDLAMLDLRMPELDGFEVMAHAAKVQPKCGIIVVSGESSFSSVSRALRKGAQDYIKKPFDPDEMLTTLEAVLGKQSLVRAHTDVQQRLEKSEALHRYIVNNSPDIVFMLDDQGRFCFINRKIESLLGYNSEELNGKHFRHLLDEQDIARGTHPLRDPSVTPENPRTFEVKLKTRGSQKANRYFEITAFPIDHGTLPLGADFNARTSGPKARFYGTARDVTERKEAEAFINFQAYHDLLTRLPNRALFTDRLSLAITQASRSKQKLAVMFLDLDRFKVINDTLGHAMGDVLLQVVTQRLESCLRKGDTLSRFGGDEFTLLLPAINSSNDARRIAKKLIDALKAPFQLGEHEVFVGVSIGISLYPEAGTSMDQLIQNADIAMYHVKARGKDGYRFYSESMNIDTVNRLSLERDLRQALENNELRVYYQPQVCAKSGRIVGLEALVRWQHPDRGLLYPKDFLPLAEETKLIVALSEQVLAQACRHVKGWILDGNRDLRLAVNMSPIQVEHPRFVENLIRQLKNEEFPASHLEIEITENVIMNDLKQISQKLQQLADHGVRIAIDDFGTGYSSLNYLHQLPIHTLKVDQSFIRGIGNGEDDACIVNAIVAMAHGLRLDIIAEGVETDAQLAYLRGLGCQQIQGFLYGPAQPPEAISRMLDGQRVRAVV; the protein is encoded by the coding sequence ATGACACGGCAACTAATCCACTCGCCAGTGACTGACTCTATCGTGGCCAGGATACTTGTCGCCGATGACGACCCGAGGCTGCTGAGCAGCCTCTCCTCTCTGCTGGCGCAACAGGGTTATCTTGTAACGTCGGCGTTGGGCGGAAGAGAAGCCTGCAGACAGCTGAACACGCGCACCTTTGACCTCGCCATGCTCGACCTGAGAATGCCTGAATTAGACGGCTTTGAGGTCATGGCCCATGCCGCAAAGGTTCAGCCCAAATGCGGCATTATCGTCGTCAGTGGAGAGAGTTCTTTCAGCTCTGTCAGTCGTGCGCTGCGCAAAGGAGCTCAAGATTACATCAAGAAACCCTTTGACCCGGACGAAATGCTTACCACGCTGGAAGCTGTATTGGGCAAACAGTCTCTGGTCAGAGCTCATACCGATGTGCAACAGCGACTTGAAAAGTCCGAGGCACTGCACCGTTACATCGTCAACAACTCCCCAGACATTGTCTTCATGCTTGATGACCAAGGGCGCTTCTGTTTCATCAACAGGAAGATTGAATCGTTGTTGGGCTACAACAGTGAAGAGCTCAACGGAAAGCATTTCCGGCACCTACTTGACGAACAGGACATTGCTCGCGGTACTCATCCCCTCCGAGACCCAAGCGTTACACCTGAAAATCCCCGCACCTTCGAAGTGAAACTCAAAACCCGAGGTAGCCAAAAAGCCAATCGCTATTTCGAGATCACTGCGTTTCCGATTGATCACGGAACCTTGCCTCTGGGGGCCGATTTCAATGCCCGCACCTCTGGTCCCAAGGCGCGGTTTTACGGCACCGCGAGAGACGTGACTGAACGCAAGGAAGCGGAAGCCTTCATAAATTTCCAGGCCTACCACGATTTGTTAACCCGGTTGCCCAACCGGGCACTGTTCACCGACCGGTTGAGCCTTGCAATCACCCAAGCAAGTCGCAGCAAACAGAAACTCGCAGTCATGTTTCTGGATCTGGACCGGTTCAAAGTAATTAACGATACGTTAGGCCACGCCATGGGTGACGTTTTGTTGCAAGTGGTCACCCAACGTCTGGAAAGTTGTCTCCGCAAAGGTGACACACTTTCACGATTTGGCGGTGACGAGTTCACACTGTTGCTGCCCGCCATTAACAGCAGTAACGATGCCCGGCGTATTGCCAAAAAACTGATTGATGCCCTCAAAGCACCCTTTCAATTGGGCGAACACGAAGTCTTTGTCGGAGTTAGTATCGGCATCTCCCTTTACCCGGAGGCCGGCACCTCAATGGATCAGCTGATCCAGAACGCAGATATTGCCATGTATCACGTAAAGGCCCGGGGCAAGGATGGCTACCGCTTTTACAGCGAATCCATGAACATCGACACCGTCAACCGTCTCAGTCTGGAAAGGGATCTCAGGCAGGCTCTCGAGAACAACGAACTGCGGGTTTACTACCAGCCGCAAGTTTGCGCCAAAAGCGGACGCATTGTGGGACTGGAGGCGCTGGTTCGCTGGCAACACCCGGATCGAGGACTGCTCTACCCCAAAGATTTTCTTCCATTGGCCGAAGAAACCAAACTGATTGTAGCGCTTAGCGAGCAGGTACTGGCCCAGGCGTGCCGGCATGTCAAAGGGTGGATATTGGATGGCAACAGGGATTTGAGGCTGGCAGTAAACATGTCGCCGATTCAAGTAGAGCACCCGCGATTTGTCGAAAACCTAATCAGGCAACTCAAAAATGAAGAGTTCCCAGCCAGCCATCTGGAAATCGAAATTACCGAAAATGTCATTATGAATGACCTTAAGCAGATCAGCCAAAAGCTCCAACAACTGGCCGACCATGGAGTCCGCATTGCAATCGATGATTTCGGTACCGGCTATTCTTCGCTGAACTACCTTCACCAGTTGCCTATCCACACGTTAAAAGTAGATCAGTCGTTTATCCGCGGAATTGGAAATGGAGAAGACGACGCCTGCATCGTCAATGCTATCGTGGCCATGGCTCACGGCCTGAGGTTGGACATTATTGCAGAAGGCGTAGAAACAGATGCGCAACTGGCTTATTTGAGAGGGCTTGGCTGCCAGCAGATACAAGGCTTCCTCTACGGTCCTGCTCAGCCCCCCGAAGCCATTTCAAGGATGTTGGATGGTCAGCGAGTAAGAGCCGTAGTCTGA
- a CDS encoding AAA family ATPase, giving the protein MTDSRHVSTQPRVIAVTGGKGGVGKTSVAINLALALTREGHRVLLLDGDLDLANVAIMLGQYPRHTLEHVLRRECTLDEIIMEAPLGLHVIPGASGVQRCMDLGVAGSLDLLKSLAALERRYDYVLIDTAAGLQPVVLHMIASAAMACVVVTPDPASLTDAFSLIKVLQRQGYRRTPSVLVNMAHGASQAQSIFQRFAAASQSHLNVQPHYLGAIWRDETLRRSVITQRPVALLAQSDPSCQQFHSLADRVKIRLEQLPPRKSGIAAYWYKAVRRSEQDRPTATPSSEPTPPKADLGTRVRQAVVEFDDLVSDPSLPPILRNEALSACFALLGRTMDDDTIEIIQTGLAALDWEALSITQRAHLATYLRDIASQVAPGSSRPGSVPSVTRGYDREPRYDQVIFGDQECLLKALREQPRNISLDHFLRGLAGKTDNQFEG; this is encoded by the coding sequence ATGACGGATTCGAGGCATGTTTCAACCCAGCCCAGGGTTATTGCTGTCACCGGCGGTAAAGGTGGTGTCGGTAAAACTTCTGTTGCCATCAATCTTGCGTTGGCCCTCACGCGCGAGGGTCACCGCGTGCTGCTGCTCGATGGAGACTTGGATCTTGCCAATGTTGCCATCATGCTGGGTCAGTATCCGAGACACACTCTGGAACACGTCCTTCGCCGGGAATGCACACTTGATGAGATTATCATGGAGGCACCGCTGGGACTGCATGTGATTCCTGGTGCATCGGGTGTGCAACGCTGTATGGACTTAGGTGTTGCCGGCAGTCTAGATTTGCTCAAAAGCCTTGCGGCACTTGAACGCCGTTACGATTATGTTCTTATTGATACTGCCGCTGGCCTGCAGCCAGTTGTACTTCACATGATTGCCTCCGCTGCTATGGCATGTGTGGTGGTTACTCCTGACCCGGCTTCTCTAACCGATGCATTTTCGCTCATCAAGGTGTTGCAGCGGCAAGGCTACCGGCGTACCCCGAGTGTGCTGGTTAACATGGCTCATGGTGCCAGTCAGGCACAATCGATATTTCAGCGCTTTGCAGCGGCATCGCAAAGTCACTTGAACGTGCAGCCACACTATCTGGGCGCCATCTGGCGTGACGAGACACTGCGCCGATCAGTGATCACGCAGCGCCCGGTGGCCTTGCTGGCTCAGTCAGACCCGTCCTGTCAGCAGTTTCATTCACTGGCAGACAGGGTGAAGATAAGGTTGGAACAACTGCCGCCCAGAAAATCCGGAATTGCAGCCTATTGGTACAAGGCCGTTCGGAGATCGGAACAGGATAGACCAACAGCAACGCCCTCTAGCGAACCCACGCCGCCGAAAGCAGACCTTGGGACCCGGGTTCGGCAGGCTGTTGTCGAATTCGATGACCTTGTCTCTGATCCGTCATTACCGCCAATACTTCGTAATGAGGCATTGTCGGCTTGCTTTGCATTGCTTGGGCGCACGATGGACGACGACACTATAGAAATTATCCAGACTGGACTGGCAGCACTTGACTGGGAAGCCCTTAGCATTACTCAACGAGCCCACTTGGCCACCTATTTACGAGATATAGCAAGCCAGGTTGCGCCCGGGTCTTCGAGGCCGGGAAGCGTCCCATCTGTAACTCGAGGCTACGACCGTGAGCCGCGTTACGATCAGGTCATATTTGGCGACCAGGAGTGTCTGCTGAAAGCCCTTCGCGAACAACCCCGCAACATTTCTCTGGACCACTTTTTGCGTGGATTGGCAGGTAAGACGGACAACCAGTTCGAGGGTTGA
- a CDS encoding polyprenyl synthetase family protein → MAVSALVAGVPLKKDTNAAVVSAQVTTSADEAIYAQELVQVRAMMLNGLQGVMQGPASDASLYQISTRGSLIRARLALASCRSFQCSHEYALVAAASCELIHNASLVHDDLLDGDQLRRGHPTVWKKHGEGVALCAGDLLLCAAFTLAAGLEDPQKCRVLTRQLATMTSRVIVGQSIEIAPLSPNSRPRFMAYIKAARAKTVPLIQLPMMTGAIAANADQSVFDTIQRFADAVGLAYQIIDDLDDLAEPGTDVRSQSKALHPFHAWHHHRAAVSDSPRQRILRATRHAQALLQRGQRQLERLEQQIPVPITPTLGPLLMKLEHRVQAHSHSF, encoded by the coding sequence ATGGCGGTTTCTGCCTTAGTCGCCGGTGTACCTTTGAAAAAAGATACAAACGCTGCTGTTGTTTCGGCCCAGGTTACCACATCGGCCGATGAAGCTATTTATGCCCAGGAACTGGTGCAAGTCAGAGCAATGATGCTCAACGGTTTGCAGGGCGTCATGCAAGGGCCCGCGAGCGATGCCAGTCTGTATCAAATCAGCACCCGCGGTAGTTTGATAAGGGCGCGTCTGGCGCTTGCCAGTTGCAGAAGTTTTCAATGTTCACACGAATACGCGCTTGTCGCTGCGGCATCTTGCGAACTTATCCATAATGCGTCTCTGGTACACGATGACCTCCTCGACGGCGACCAGCTTCGCAGGGGACACCCGACAGTATGGAAAAAGCACGGCGAAGGTGTCGCTCTGTGCGCCGGCGACTTGCTTCTTTGCGCGGCTTTTACTCTGGCCGCTGGTCTTGAGGATCCTCAAAAGTGCCGGGTTTTGACGCGACAACTAGCCACAATGACCAGCCGAGTGATTGTTGGACAAAGCATCGAAATAGCTCCGCTCAGCCCCAATAGCCGGCCCCGGTTTATGGCCTATATAAAAGCAGCGCGGGCAAAAACGGTACCACTGATTCAGCTTCCGATGATGACCGGCGCCATAGCTGCTAACGCAGATCAGTCCGTATTTGACACCATACAGCGGTTCGCAGATGCCGTAGGTCTGGCCTATCAGATTATCGATGACCTTGACGATCTGGCAGAGCCTGGCACCGATGTACGCAGTCAGTCAAAAGCACTTCATCCGTTTCATGCGTGGCACCACCATCGCGCTGCAGTAAGCGACAGCCCGCGGCAAAGAATTCTGAGAGCGACCCGCCACGCGCAAGCATTATTGCAGCGTGGGCAACGTCAGCTAGAGCGTCTTGAACAACAGATACCCGTGCCCATTACGCCGACATTAGGCCCATTGCTGATGAAATTAGAGCACCGAGTGCAAGCACACAGCCACTCTTTTTAG
- a CDS encoding Brp/Blh family beta-carotene 15,15'-dioxygenase — MVTNTANSGNLLYWSSAGRSYQFTILVIACLALGGSFFLPVLSIEQQFWIVIVPIGVFGLSHGGADTSILKKLTATSKSNVLLLLLAYMLASLAFVALIWTLPLVALLVFLGMSVWHFGYTDEAFLSSERDLLLRCLSGSMAVLGPILGHPQQTSELFSWLIKIETSAVLDVLVWMGPLLAGLWLLGFAYMMLRKSNRPSLRVLAEWCLVGATLIVLPPLLSFAFYFCVIHSMRHFLAISEHCLLSNQKSLAKAFPARKIIPSTLGALVLAIVAWGIIVWIEPSPSLLTEAIRVMFWALAALTFPHAIIVRLWWDQRPAE; from the coding sequence ATGGTAACGAACACCGCCAACAGTGGAAATCTGCTTTATTGGAGTTCTGCTGGGCGCTCTTACCAGTTCACAATATTGGTTATTGCCTGTCTGGCACTGGGCGGCAGTTTTTTTCTGCCGGTCTTGTCAATTGAGCAGCAGTTCTGGATTGTAATCGTGCCAATCGGTGTGTTTGGACTGTCCCACGGCGGCGCTGACACGTCTATTCTTAAAAAGCTGACAGCAACGAGTAAGAGCAACGTGCTACTTCTTCTGCTCGCTTATATGTTGGCCTCACTAGCGTTTGTTGCGCTCATCTGGACCTTGCCATTGGTGGCACTGTTGGTGTTTCTGGGAATGTCGGTCTGGCACTTTGGTTACACCGACGAAGCTTTCTTAAGCTCCGAACGAGATCTTCTGTTGCGTTGTTTGAGCGGAAGCATGGCTGTTCTGGGCCCGATACTTGGGCATCCACAGCAAACAAGTGAGTTATTTTCCTGGCTGATTAAAATAGAAACGTCGGCGGTGCTTGACGTACTGGTATGGATGGGACCCTTGTTGGCAGGACTTTGGCTGCTGGGCTTCGCATATATGATGCTCAGAAAATCCAATCGACCCTCGCTGAGAGTTCTGGCTGAATGGTGTCTGGTTGGAGCGACCTTGATTGTGTTGCCGCCGCTTCTGAGCTTTGCGTTTTACTTCTGCGTTATTCACAGCATGCGTCACTTTCTGGCAATTTCAGAGCATTGCTTATTATCGAATCAGAAAAGCCTGGCTAAGGCTTTTCCAGCCCGCAAAATTATACCGTCAACACTGGGTGCCCTCGTGTTGGCTATTGTTGCTTGGGGAATAATTGTATGGATAGAGCCTTCCCCGAGCTTGTTGACCGAGGCAATCAGAGTTATGTTTTGGGCGTTGGCAGCGTTAACGTTTCCGCATGCGATCATCGTCAGACTGTGGTGGGATCAGCGGCCTGCTGAGTAA